Proteins encoded together in one Microbacterium oxydans window:
- the argH gene encoding argininosuccinate lyase encodes MADSTHEGTNEGALWGARFATGPSPELVELSRSTHFDWILAPYDIAGSHAHATALEAAGYLESDEAQRMHEGLDAVARKVADGTLRPVPTDEDVHGALEQALIAELGPELGGRLRAGRSRNDQIATLVRMYLIDHARVIARDILRVIDALVAQAEAHPDAILPGRTHLQHAQPVLLAHHLQAHGWPLVRELERLVDWRRRAGVSPYGGGALAGSTLGLDPALVATELGLDRPAENSLDGTAARDVVAEFAFITAMTGVDLSRLSEEIILWNTREFGFVTLDDGYSTGSSIMPQKKNPDIAELARGKSGRLIGNLSGLLATLKGLPLAYNRDLQEDKEPVFDSVQTLEVVLPAFAGMIATLRFDTERMAALAPQGFSLATDVAEWLVKRRVPFRDAHEISGALVRACEEQGIGLEDASDELLLSVSAHLVPEVREVLTIEGSVASRTGAGGTAPVRVAEQRAELVARAQAAAHALGL; translated from the coding sequence ATGGCCGACTCGACGCACGAAGGCACCAACGAGGGCGCGCTCTGGGGCGCACGCTTCGCCACCGGACCCTCGCCCGAGCTGGTGGAGCTCAGCCGCTCCACGCATTTCGACTGGATCCTCGCGCCGTACGACATCGCCGGCTCGCATGCGCACGCGACGGCTCTCGAGGCCGCCGGCTACCTCGAGTCCGACGAGGCGCAGCGGATGCACGAGGGCCTCGACGCCGTGGCGCGCAAGGTCGCCGACGGCACCCTGCGCCCGGTGCCGACCGATGAGGACGTGCACGGTGCGCTCGAACAGGCGCTGATCGCGGAGCTCGGACCGGAGCTGGGCGGACGCCTGCGCGCCGGACGCAGCCGCAACGACCAGATCGCGACCCTCGTCCGCATGTACCTGATCGACCACGCGCGGGTGATCGCCCGCGACATCCTGCGCGTGATCGACGCCCTGGTGGCGCAGGCGGAGGCGCACCCTGACGCGATCCTCCCCGGACGCACGCACCTGCAGCATGCCCAGCCCGTGCTGCTGGCCCATCACCTGCAGGCGCACGGCTGGCCGCTGGTGCGCGAGCTCGAGCGGCTCGTGGACTGGCGCCGCCGCGCGGGCGTATCGCCCTACGGCGGGGGAGCCCTGGCCGGCTCCACGCTCGGCCTCGACCCCGCCCTCGTGGCCACGGAGCTGGGGCTCGACCGTCCGGCGGAGAACTCCCTCGACGGCACCGCCGCCCGCGACGTCGTGGCGGAGTTCGCCTTCATCACGGCCATGACCGGCGTCGACCTCTCGCGCCTGTCCGAGGAGATCATCCTCTGGAACACCCGCGAGTTCGGCTTCGTGACGCTCGACGACGGGTACTCGACCGGGTCGAGCATCATGCCGCAGAAGAAGAACCCCGACATCGCCGAGCTCGCGCGCGGCAAGTCCGGTCGACTCATCGGCAACCTGTCCGGCCTGCTCGCGACGCTCAAGGGCCTCCCGCTCGCGTACAACCGCGATCTGCAGGAGGACAAGGAGCCGGTCTTCGACTCGGTGCAGACCCTCGAGGTCGTGCTCCCGGCCTTCGCCGGCATGATCGCGACCCTGCGTTTCGACACCGAGCGGATGGCGGCCCTCGCGCCGCAGGGCTTCTCGCTCGCGACGGACGTCGCGGAGTGGCTCGTGAAGCGCCGGGTGCCGTTCCGCGACGCCCACGAGATCTCCGGTGCGCTGGTCCGCGCCTGCGAGGAGCAGGGGATCGGACTGGAGGACGCCTCCGACGAACTGCTGCTGTCGGTGTCGGCGCACCTCGTGCCCGAGGTGCGCGAGGTGCTCACGATCGAAGGATCCGTCGCCTCCCGGACCGGCGCGGGCGGTACGGCGCCGGTCCGAGTGGCGGAGCAGCGCGCCGAGCTCGTCGCTCGCGCGCAGGCCGCCGCACACGCCCTCGGCCTCTAG
- the argF gene encoding ornithine carbamoyltransferase has protein sequence MTRHLLRDDDLTPAEQAEILDLALELKKDRWADKSLAGPQTVAVIFDKSSTRTRVSFAVGIADLGGSPLIISTASSQLGGKETPSDTARVLERQVAAIVWRTYAQSGLEEMAAGTRVPVINALSDDFHPCQLLADLLTIREHKGDLKGLTLTFLGDGQSNMAHSYALAGVTAGMHVRIASPEDYAPRADVIEAADRRAAETGGSITLYTDPVEAAAGSDVVVTDTWVSMGKEEEKLARIRDLGGYKVTPETMTLADPEAIFIHCLPADRGYEVDSSVIDGPQSVVWDEAENRLHAQKALLVWLLGKKDA, from the coding sequence ATGACCCGCCACCTGCTGCGTGACGACGACCTGACGCCCGCCGAGCAGGCCGAGATCCTCGATCTCGCGCTCGAACTGAAGAAGGATCGCTGGGCCGACAAGAGCCTCGCCGGACCGCAGACGGTCGCCGTCATCTTCGACAAGTCCTCCACGCGCACCCGCGTCTCGTTCGCGGTGGGCATCGCGGACCTCGGTGGCTCTCCGCTGATCATCTCCACCGCGAGCAGCCAGCTCGGCGGCAAGGAGACCCCCTCCGACACCGCCCGGGTGCTCGAGCGGCAGGTCGCGGCCATCGTGTGGCGCACCTACGCGCAGTCCGGGCTCGAGGAGATGGCCGCGGGCACGCGGGTGCCGGTCATCAACGCCCTGTCGGACGACTTCCACCCGTGCCAGCTGCTGGCCGACCTGCTCACGATCCGCGAGCACAAGGGCGACCTGAAGGGGCTCACGCTCACGTTCCTCGGGGACGGGCAGAGCAACATGGCGCACTCCTACGCTCTCGCGGGCGTCACCGCCGGCATGCACGTGCGCATCGCCTCGCCCGAGGACTACGCGCCCCGCGCCGACGTGATCGAGGCCGCCGACCGCCGGGCCGCCGAGACCGGTGGCTCGATCACCCTCTACACCGACCCGGTCGAGGCGGCCGCCGGTTCCGACGTCGTGGTGACCGACACCTGGGTCTCGATGGGCAAGGAGGAGGAGAAGCTCGCGCGCATCCGCGACCTGGGGGGCTACAAGGTCACGCCCGAGACGATGACCCTCGCCGACCCGGAGGCGATCTTCATCCACTGCCTCCCCGCCGACCGCGGCTACGAGGTCGACTCCTCGGTCATCGACGGTCCGCAGAGCGTGGTCTGGGACGAGGCGGAGAACCGGCTGCACGCGCAGAAGGCCCTCCTGGTCTGGCTGCTCGGCAAGAAGGACGCGTGA
- a CDS encoding acetylornithine transaminase has translation MTVWQDDAARDLVLNAGERLALLVRGEGSYLWDADGRRHLDFLAGIAVTSLGHAHPAFVEAVSTQAATLAHVSNYFATPPQLALAARLKRLAGAGLDGRVFFSNSGAEANEAAFKLARLHGGAERPRILALENGFHGRTMGSLALTAKASMRAPFEPMPAGVEHIPATIEALEAAMDDRVAAIIVEPIQGEAGVVELPEGYLAAARSLTLAHGALLIVDEIQTGAGRTGEWFGFSHEGITPDAITLAKGIGGGFPIGALVTYGAASALFTPGSHGSTFGGNPLATAVADAVLAEIERAGLVENAARRGAELRELLLGIGSPLIAGVRGRGLLVGVALTEPVAGAVVAAAQERGLIVNAANPETVRIAPALTIGDAELAEFRELFTAALADVQASVAGKVSA, from the coding sequence ATGACCGTCTGGCAGGACGATGCGGCACGCGATCTCGTGCTCAACGCGGGGGAGCGGCTCGCGCTGCTGGTCCGCGGTGAGGGCTCGTACCTGTGGGACGCCGACGGCCGACGCCACCTCGACTTCCTCGCCGGCATCGCCGTCACCTCGCTCGGCCATGCGCACCCGGCCTTCGTCGAAGCCGTGTCGACGCAGGCGGCGACGCTCGCCCATGTGTCGAACTACTTCGCGACCCCGCCGCAGCTCGCGCTCGCCGCACGGCTCAAGCGCCTCGCGGGCGCCGGCCTCGACGGGCGCGTGTTCTTCTCGAACTCGGGCGCCGAGGCCAACGAGGCGGCCTTCAAGCTCGCCCGCCTCCACGGTGGCGCCGAGCGTCCGCGCATCCTCGCGCTGGAGAACGGCTTCCACGGCCGCACGATGGGCTCGCTCGCGCTGACCGCGAAGGCGTCCATGCGTGCACCGTTCGAGCCGATGCCCGCCGGCGTCGAGCACATCCCGGCCACGATCGAGGCCCTGGAAGCGGCGATGGACGACCGCGTCGCGGCCATCATCGTCGAGCCGATCCAGGGCGAGGCCGGTGTCGTCGAGCTGCCGGAGGGCTACCTGGCCGCCGCACGCTCGCTGACCCTGGCGCACGGCGCACTGCTCATCGTGGACGAGATCCAGACCGGCGCCGGTCGGACCGGCGAGTGGTTCGGCTTCAGCCACGAGGGCATCACGCCCGACGCCATCACGCTCGCCAAGGGCATCGGCGGCGGCTTCCCGATCGGCGCCCTGGTCACCTACGGTGCGGCCAGCGCGCTCTTCACCCCCGGTTCGCACGGCTCCACCTTCGGCGGCAACCCGCTCGCGACCGCCGTCGCCGACGCGGTGCTCGCGGAGATCGAGCGTGCCGGGCTGGTCGAGAACGCCGCCCGCCGCGGTGCGGAGCTGCGCGAGCTGCTGCTCGGCATCGGCTCCCCGCTGATCGCCGGTGTGCGCGGTCGCGGTCTGCTCGTCGGCGTCGCGCTGACCGAGCCGGTCGCCGGTGCCGTCGTCGCAGCCGCGCAGGAGCGCGGTCTCATCGTCAATGCCGCCAACCCCGAGACCGTGCGCATCGCGCCGGCGCTCACCATCGGCGACGCCGAGCTCGCGGAGTTCCGCGAGCTGTTCACGGCCGCCCTCGCCGACGTCCAGGCCTCTGTAGCCGGAAAGGTATCCGCATGA
- the argB gene encoding acetylglutamate kinase translates to MTDIQDTPAEVAAQKATTLIESLPWLKKFRDQIVVIKYGGNAMVSEELQDAFAQDIAYLRYVGVLPVVVHGGGPQISNMLQRLEIPSEFKGGYRVTNTEAISVVRMVLTGQVNPQLVSKINSHGPIATGLSGEDAGLFGGRRRGVVIDGEEVDLGRVGDVVEVDPTPVLDHLAAGRIPVVSSIAPDLDHPGQSLNVNADAAAAALAVALKARKLVILTDVPGLYADWPNRDSLVSHLTSEALIEMLPKLESGMIPKMRACLDAVEGGVDAAAIIDGRVPHSVLVELFTSKGIGTEVVLGKSEVTG, encoded by the coding sequence ATGACCGACATCCAGGACACTCCGGCCGAGGTCGCCGCGCAGAAGGCCACCACGCTCATCGAGTCGCTGCCGTGGCTCAAGAAGTTCCGCGACCAGATCGTCGTGATCAAGTACGGCGGCAACGCCATGGTGTCGGAGGAGCTGCAGGACGCCTTCGCGCAGGACATCGCGTACCTCCGCTACGTCGGGGTGCTGCCGGTCGTCGTGCACGGCGGCGGCCCGCAGATCTCGAACATGCTGCAGCGGCTCGAGATCCCCAGCGAGTTCAAGGGCGGATACCGCGTCACGAACACCGAGGCGATCAGCGTCGTGCGCATGGTGCTCACCGGTCAGGTGAACCCGCAGCTCGTCTCCAAGATCAACTCGCACGGTCCGATCGCGACCGGCCTCAGCGGGGAGGACGCCGGGCTCTTCGGCGGCCGCCGCCGCGGCGTCGTGATCGACGGCGAAGAGGTCGATCTCGGTCGCGTCGGCGATGTCGTCGAGGTCGACCCGACCCCGGTGCTCGACCACCTCGCGGCCGGCCGCATCCCCGTGGTCTCGAGCATCGCGCCCGACCTCGACCACCCCGGTCAGTCCCTCAACGTCAACGCGGATGCCGCGGCCGCGGCTCTCGCGGTGGCGCTCAAGGCCCGCAAGCTCGTGATCCTCACGGATGTGCCGGGGCTCTACGCCGACTGGCCGAACCGCGATTCGCTCGTGTCGCACCTGACGTCGGAAGCCCTCATCGAGATGCTGCCGAAGCTCGAGTCGGGGATGATCCCGAAGATGCGCGCGTGCCTCGACGCGGTCGAGGGCGGCGTCGACGCGGCGGCCATCATCGACGGACGGGTGCCGCACTCGGTGCTCGTCGAACTGTTCACCAGCAAGGGAATCGGGACCGAAGTGGTCCTGGGAAAGTCGGAGGTGACGGGATGA
- the argJ gene encoding bifunctional glutamate N-acetyltransferase/amino-acid acetyltransferase ArgJ: MSVTAPAGFEAAGVAVGLKSTGKPDVAVVVNRGPRKVGAAVFTSNRAKANPIIWSQQAVADRVVEAVVLNSGGANCFTGSFGFQTTHQTAEKAAELLGVSAGDVLICSTGLIGTGDESFRARVLAGTEQAIAELSADGGELAAQAIMTTDTVAKTAVISRDGWTIGGMAKGAGMLAPGLATMLVVITTDAVLEPLQADEVLRRATGKTFDRLDSDGCMSTNDQVTLLANGASEVVPDLDDFAAALMELCQDLAVKLQGDAEGASHDITIEVQHAVSEQDAVEVGRSVARNNLFKAAIFGNDPNWGRVLAAIGTTSAQFDPYDVDVWMNGVRVCTEGGPDRPREEVDLTPRATHLVIDLKTGDATATVLTNDLTHDYVHENSAYAS; this comes from the coding sequence ATGAGCGTCACCGCCCCTGCAGGATTCGAGGCGGCCGGCGTGGCCGTGGGGCTCAAGTCCACCGGCAAGCCCGATGTCGCCGTCGTCGTCAACCGCGGACCGCGCAAGGTCGGAGCAGCCGTCTTCACGAGCAACCGCGCCAAGGCGAACCCGATCATCTGGTCGCAGCAGGCCGTCGCCGACCGTGTGGTCGAGGCCGTCGTGCTGAATTCCGGTGGAGCGAACTGCTTCACCGGGTCGTTCGGGTTCCAGACCACGCACCAGACGGCCGAGAAGGCGGCCGAGCTCCTCGGCGTCAGCGCCGGTGACGTGCTGATCTGCTCCACGGGCCTCATCGGCACCGGCGACGAGTCCTTCCGCGCTCGGGTGCTCGCCGGAACGGAGCAGGCGATCGCCGAGCTCAGCGCCGACGGCGGGGAGCTCGCCGCACAGGCCATCATGACCACCGACACGGTCGCGAAGACCGCCGTGATCAGCCGCGACGGCTGGACGATCGGCGGCATGGCGAAGGGCGCCGGCATGCTGGCGCCCGGCCTCGCCACGATGCTCGTGGTCATCACGACCGATGCCGTCCTCGAGCCGCTCCAGGCCGACGAGGTGCTGCGCCGGGCGACGGGGAAGACCTTCGACCGGCTCGACTCTGACGGCTGCATGTCGACGAACGACCAGGTCACGCTCCTCGCCAACGGCGCCTCCGAGGTCGTGCCCGACCTCGACGACTTCGCGGCCGCCCTGATGGAGCTCTGCCAAGACCTCGCGGTCAAGCTGCAGGGGGATGCCGAGGGCGCGAGCCACGACATCACGATCGAGGTGCAGCACGCGGTCTCCGAGCAGGATGCCGTCGAGGTGGGCCGGTCCGTGGCCCGCAACAACCTCTTCAAGGCCGCGATCTTCGGCAACGACCCGAACTGGGGCCGCGTGCTCGCCGCGATCGGCACCACGAGCGCGCAGTTCGACCCCTACGACGTGGACGTCTGGATGAACGGCGTCCGCGTGTGCACCGAGGGCGGCCCCGACCGTCCGCGCGAGGAGGTCGACCTGACCCCGCGCGCCACGCACCTCGTGATCGACCTGAAGACGGGTGACGCCACCGCGACCGTCCTCACGAACGATCTCACCCACGACTACGTGCACGAGAACAGCGCCTACGCCTCATGA
- the argC gene encoding N-acetyl-gamma-glutamyl-phosphate reductase, translating into MTYSVAVSGASGYAGGEILRLLADHPDIEIRTVTAHSNAGQPLVDHQPHLRSLAHLTLQDTTPEILSGHDIVFLALPHGQSGQYTDALGDAPLVIDAGADHRLTSASAWDAFYGGTFHEAWTYGVPELLVDGVKQREHLRGATRIAAPGCNASTVSLSLAPGVAAGVIDPSDIVSVLAVGPSGAGKSLKTNLLGSEILGTANPYAVGGTHRHIPEIRQALAAASGADADGIRISFTPVLVPMSRGILATSTAPIVEGVTDAQIRDAWQSAYGEETFVQLLPEGRFPRTADVLGANTALIGLAIDRAANRVTVVTAVDNLVKGTAGAAVQSMNIALGLPESRALSVNGVAP; encoded by the coding sequence ATGACGTATTCCGTCGCCGTCTCCGGCGCATCCGGCTACGCAGGCGGCGAGATCCTCCGCCTCCTGGCCGATCACCCCGACATCGAGATCCGCACCGTGACGGCGCACTCGAACGCCGGACAGCCTCTCGTCGACCATCAGCCGCACCTCCGCTCGCTGGCGCACCTCACCCTGCAGGACACGACGCCCGAGATCCTCTCCGGCCACGACATCGTGTTCCTCGCCCTGCCGCACGGCCAGTCGGGGCAGTACACCGACGCCCTCGGCGACGCTCCGCTGGTGATCGACGCGGGGGCCGATCACCGGCTCACCTCGGCGTCGGCCTGGGACGCGTTCTACGGCGGCACCTTCCACGAGGCGTGGACCTATGGCGTCCCCGAGCTCCTGGTCGACGGGGTGAAGCAGCGCGAGCACCTGCGCGGGGCGACGCGCATCGCAGCCCCGGGCTGCAACGCGTCGACGGTGAGCCTCAGCCTCGCTCCCGGTGTCGCCGCCGGTGTGATCGACCCGTCCGACATCGTGTCGGTGCTGGCGGTCGGCCCCTCGGGCGCGGGAAAGAGCCTCAAGACGAACCTGCTCGGCAGCGAGATCCTCGGCACCGCGAACCCCTACGCGGTCGGCGGCACGCATCGGCACATCCCCGAGATCCGCCAGGCGCTCGCCGCGGCGTCCGGGGCCGACGCCGACGGCATCCGCATCTCCTTCACGCCGGTGCTGGTCCCGATGTCGCGGGGCATCCTCGCCACCTCGACCGCGCCGATCGTCGAGGGCGTGACGGACGCGCAGATCCGCGACGCCTGGCAGAGCGCATACGGCGAGGAGACCTTCGTCCAGCTGCTGCCGGAGGGACGCTTCCCGCGCACCGCCGACGTGCTCGGCGCCAACACCGCGCTGATCGGTCTCGCGATCGATCGCGCCGCGAACCGCGTGACCGTCGTCACCGCGGTCGACAACCTCGTCAAGGGCACCGCCGGCGCTGCCGTCCAATCCATGAACATCGCGCTGGGTCTTCCCGAGTCCCGCGCCCTCTCAGTCAACGGAGTCGCACCATGA
- a CDS encoding bifunctional hydroxymethylpyrimidine kinase/phosphomethylpyrimidine kinase yields the protein MIADLSLYLVTDAALCGERGVVETVRRAVDGGVRIVQLRDKAATDAETVEQLVALSQAIDGRALLVVNDRLEAALVARERGARVDGVHLGQGDESVLRAREALGPDALIGLTANTPAHLEAVRALPHGTVDYLGVGVIRPTTTKPDHPAPLGVDGFAAFVASSPVPCVAIGGVGIDDTEALHAAGAAGLAVVSALCAVDDPAAAAEAFRRRWLAGSVPRVLSIAGSDPSGGAGIQADLKSIAANGGYGMAVLTALTAQNTRSVRDVHVPPTSFLRTQLDAVSDDIAVDAVKIGMLADAEVIRTVGDWLEKVRPPIVVLDPVMVATSGDRLLAPDAERALRDLLGRATLITPNLAELAVLSDREIADWADALDAAEELSAEIGAAVLVKGGHLPGDEAPDALVDARRGLRQEFPGARIATANTHGTGCSLSSALATLLARGEEPGAAVHAARTWLRESIRAGAGLRVGQGNGPISHFAGLWERGGADARPEAADIAAEWWEGIAGIRAGIDDLPFIRGLADGSLKREPFLSYLAQDALYLREYARVLAEAARLAPTSDEQAFWAESAHGSIVGELELHASWLTPAQGVSAATFATEPGPATTAYLDHLRSVAFGGDYAEIVAAVLPCFWLYTDLGRRLHAGEFGEDARDPRHPYASWLATYADPSFEEATRTAIAHATEAASRADAETRARMHRAFAVSSAHELAFFAAPLESPDRG from the coding sequence GTGATCGCCGATCTCTCGCTCTATCTCGTCACGGACGCCGCGCTCTGCGGAGAGCGTGGCGTCGTCGAGACCGTCCGCCGGGCCGTCGACGGCGGGGTGCGCATCGTGCAGCTGCGCGACAAGGCCGCGACCGACGCCGAGACCGTCGAGCAGCTGGTCGCCCTGTCCCAGGCGATCGACGGGCGGGCGCTGCTCGTCGTGAACGACCGCCTGGAGGCCGCACTGGTCGCCCGCGAGCGCGGTGCGCGCGTCGACGGGGTGCACCTCGGACAGGGCGACGAGTCCGTGCTCCGCGCCAGGGAGGCGCTCGGGCCGGATGCGCTGATCGGTCTGACCGCGAACACTCCGGCACACCTCGAGGCGGTCCGCGCGCTGCCCCACGGCACCGTCGACTATCTGGGCGTCGGGGTGATCCGTCCGACCACCACGAAGCCGGACCACCCGGCGCCGCTCGGCGTGGACGGGTTCGCCGCCTTCGTCGCGAGCAGTCCCGTCCCGTGCGTGGCCATCGGCGGGGTCGGCATCGACGACACCGAGGCCCTGCACGCGGCAGGCGCGGCCGGACTCGCCGTGGTCTCGGCCCTGTGCGCGGTCGACGATCCCGCCGCGGCAGCGGAGGCGTTCCGACGCCGTTGGCTCGCGGGCTCCGTGCCGCGGGTGCTCAGCATCGCCGGCAGTGACCCCTCGGGCGGCGCCGGCATCCAGGCCGACCTCAAGTCCATCGCGGCGAACGGGGGCTACGGCATGGCCGTGCTCACCGCACTGACGGCGCAGAACACCCGGAGTGTGCGCGACGTGCACGTGCCCCCGACGTCCTTCCTCCGCACGCAGCTCGATGCGGTGTCGGACGACATCGCCGTGGACGCCGTGAAGATCGGGATGCTGGCCGATGCGGAGGTGATCCGCACGGTGGGGGACTGGCTCGAAAAGGTCCGCCCGCCGATCGTGGTGCTGGACCCCGTGATGGTCGCCACGTCGGGCGACCGGCTGCTGGCGCCGGACGCGGAGCGGGCGCTGCGGGACCTGCTCGGGCGCGCGACCCTGATCACCCCGAACCTCGCCGAACTCGCGGTGCTCTCCGATCGCGAGATCGCCGACTGGGCCGACGCCCTCGACGCCGCGGAGGAGCTCTCCGCCGAGATCGGCGCGGCCGTGCTCGTCAAGGGCGGCCACCTCCCGGGCGACGAGGCGCCGGACGCACTGGTCGACGCGCGTCGGGGACTGCGCCAGGAGTTCCCGGGGGCCCGCATCGCCACGGCGAACACGCACGGGACCGGCTGCTCGCTCTCGTCGGCGCTCGCGACCCTGCTCGCCCGGGGCGAGGAGCCGGGCGCCGCCGTGCACGCCGCCCGCACCTGGCTCCGCGAATCGATCCGGGCGGGGGCCGGACTCCGCGTGGGGCAGGGCAACGGCCCGATCAGCCACTTCGCCGGGCTCTGGGAGCGCGGGGGAGCGGATGCCCGACCCGAGGCCGCCGACATCGCGGCGGAGTGGTGGGAGGGCATCGCCGGCATCCGGGCGGGGATCGACGATCTGCCGTTCATCCGGGGCCTCGCCGACGGCTCGCTGAAGCGGGAGCCGTTCCTGTCGTACCTGGCGCAGGACGCGCTGTACCTCCGCGAATACGCCCGCGTCCTCGCGGAGGCCGCGCGCCTCGCCCCGACATCCGACGAGCAGGCCTTCTGGGCCGAGTCCGCACACGGCTCGATCGTCGGGGAGCTCGAACTGCACGCGTCGTGGTTGACGCCGGCGCAGGGCGTCAGCGCGGCGACCTTCGCGACGGAGCCGGGACCGGCGACCACCGCCTACCTCGACCATCTGCGCTCCGTCGCCTTCGGCGGCGACTACGCGGAGATCGTCGCCGCCGTCCTCCCGTGCTTCTGGCTGTACACCGACCTCGGGCGACGCCTGCACGCGGGGGAGTTCGGGGAGGATGCCCGCGATCCGCGGCATCCGTACGCCTCGTGGCTCGCGACCTACGCCGATCCCTCCTTCGAGGAGGCGACCCGGACCGCGATCGCCCACGCCACGGAAGCCGCGAGCCGAGCGGATGCCGAGACGCGCGCACGGATGCATCGCGCGTTCGCGGTGTCCAGTGCGCACGAACTGGCGTTCTTCGCGGCACCGCTGGAGTCGCCCGACCGCGGATGA
- the thiM gene encoding hydroxyethylthiazole kinase, with protein MSDLLRPDSTIDLAGSAATLLGVLRQAPPLTHCITNAVVTGFTANVLLALGAAPAMVDIVGEAEMFAGVASGLLVNLGTPTPEQRTATLEAVAGATSSGTPWVLDPVAIGALPVRTALAHRLVELRPTAIRGNASEILALAGLSAGGRGVDATDSTDAAADAAGVLARRVGAIVAVSGPVDLITDGERVLRIANGHELLTRVTGGGCALGAVMAAFLGAARDTGHDALSTVAAASLVYTIAAERAAEHSRGPGSFAVALLDALAAVTGDDVLAGARVEEGVR; from the coding sequence TTGAGCGATCTTCTGCGTCCTGATTCCACCATCGACCTCGCCGGCTCGGCCGCGACGCTGCTGGGGGTGCTGCGACAGGCGCCTCCGCTGACGCACTGCATCACCAACGCCGTCGTGACCGGATTCACCGCCAACGTGCTGCTGGCCCTGGGAGCCGCCCCCGCCATGGTCGACATCGTCGGCGAGGCCGAGATGTTCGCCGGCGTCGCCTCCGGGCTGCTGGTCAACCTGGGCACCCCCACGCCCGAGCAGCGGACGGCGACCCTGGAGGCGGTCGCGGGGGCGACGTCATCCGGCACCCCCTGGGTGCTCGACCCGGTCGCCATCGGCGCGCTGCCGGTCCGCACGGCCCTGGCCCACCGGCTGGTCGAGCTGCGCCCGACCGCGATCCGCGGCAACGCGTCCGAGATCCTCGCCCTCGCCGGTCTCAGCGCCGGCGGCCGTGGAGTGGATGCCACCGACAGCACGGATGCCGCGGCCGATGCCGCCGGCGTTCTCGCGCGACGTGTCGGCGCCATCGTCGCCGTGTCCGGGCCGGTCGACCTCATCACCGACGGTGAGCGGGTCCTCCGCATCGCGAACGGGCATGAGCTGCTGACCCGCGTCACGGGCGGCGGCTGCGCACTCGGCGCCGTGATGGCCGCCTTCCTCGGGGCCGCCAGGGACACGGGGCACGATGCGCTCTCGACCGTCGCGGCCGCGAGCCTCGTGTACACGATCGCGGCCGAGCGGGCGGCGGAGCACTCCCGCGGACCGGGCAGCTTCGCCGTCGCCCTGCTGGATGCGCTCGCCGCGGTGACCGGGGACGACGTCCTCGCCGGCGCGCGTGTCGAGGAGGGCGTGCGGTGA
- a CDS encoding NAD-dependent epimerase/dehydratase family protein, producing the protein MTDVLILGGTGWLSGRIARRWRDAGAAVTCLARGTRPVPDGAVLVRGDREDPDVYAELARRDWDHVVDISSQATQVAAAVDALGDRAARWTYVSSLSVYADDVTVGADESAPRHPAARPGDGYEYGAQKVAAEDAVATLGERALLVRPGLIVGDGDPSDRFGYWGAAFARAGDGPVLLPPLDGRSTQVVDVDDLAAYVVQATRSGAVNAIGDRHPLADVLQTVRAASGHAGDGVVAEEEWLVDHGVEYWAGPRSLPLWLPAGMTGFMTRSNDAFRESGGRLRPLAETVERIVADERERGVDRDRRAGLTRAEELALLADRETPQADRSSFQAHR; encoded by the coding sequence ATGACGGACGTGTTGATCCTCGGCGGAACAGGCTGGCTCTCGGGGCGCATCGCGCGGCGCTGGCGGGATGCCGGCGCGGCGGTGACGTGTCTCGCCCGCGGGACGCGCCCTGTACCGGACGGGGCGGTGCTCGTACGCGGCGACCGGGAGGATCCGGACGTGTACGCCGAGCTCGCCCGCCGGGACTGGGACCACGTCGTCGACATCTCCTCGCAGGCGACGCAGGTGGCCGCCGCGGTCGATGCCCTCGGTGACCGCGCCGCGCGGTGGACCTATGTCTCGTCCCTGTCCGTGTACGCCGACGACGTGACCGTCGGTGCGGACGAGTCCGCGCCCCGGCATCCGGCCGCGCGTCCCGGTGACGGGTACGAGTACGGGGCGCAGAAGGTCGCTGCGGAGGATGCCGTGGCCACGCTCGGTGAGCGCGCCCTCCTCGTGCGCCCGGGCCTCATCGTGGGCGACGGAGACCCCAGCGACCGCTTCGGCTACTGGGGCGCGGCGTTCGCCCGAGCCGGTGACGGTCCGGTCCTGCTGCCCCCGCTGGACGGTCGGAGCACGCAGGTCGTCGATGTCGACGACCTCGCCGCCTACGTCGTGCAGGCGACGCGCAGCGGGGCGGTCAACGCGATCGGCGACCGGCATCCCCTCGCCGACGTGCTGCAGACGGTCCGTGCTGCCTCCGGGCACGCCGGCGACGGGGTGGTCGCCGAGGAGGAGTGGCTCGTCGACCACGGGGTCGAGTACTGGGCGGGCCCGCGCTCGCTGCCGCTGTGGCTGCCCGCCGGGATGACCGGTTTCATGACCCGCTCGAACGACGCCTTCCGCGAGAGCGGGGGTCGACTCCGCCCCCTCGCCGAGACCGTCGAGCGCATCGTGGCGGACGAGCGGGAGCGCGGGGTCGACCGCGACCGTCGGGCCGGCCTCACGCGGGCAGAGGAGCTGGCCCTCCTGGCCGATCGGGAGACGCCCCAGGCCGATCGCTCGTCATTCCAGGCCCATCGCTAG